A genomic region of Dermochelys coriacea isolate rDerCor1 chromosome 18, rDerCor1.pri.v4, whole genome shotgun sequence contains the following coding sequences:
- the TNFRSF9 gene encoding tumor necrosis factor receptor superfamily member 9 has product MGRGHAPLVTAALLALILALSLAPAAATPALPQRCPPGTFLSCADCGKSADDVCRACPRGTFSATASALGTCTTCRRCEGKFKYKRECSPTVDAECACKDGHRCFGKDCSKCVENCAVGEEPLEEGCQKCPNGTFNNQTNGPCRQWTKCLPDKVLVNGTNRSDVVCGQASETMTPATISIIVPIHVQGKDLQVVTIGIAITGAVVVCIMFLLPLYVCFSICDKKKLPAMFKKMNVTPEQSTQEEDACSCRFPEEEQGDCDDCSKSKLFKDSLVN; this is encoded by the exons ATGGGACGCGGCCACGCTCCTCTCGTGACGGCGGCGCTGCTGGCGCTGATCCTGGCGCTGAGCCTGGCTCCGGCCGCGGCGACGCCCGCGCTGCCCCAGCGCTGCCCGCCCG GCACGTTCCTCAGCTGTGCAGACTGTGGGAAGAGCGCAGACGACGTTTGTCGCGCGTGCCCCAGGGGCACTTTCTCCGCCACGGCCAGTGCACTGGGGACATGCACCACATGCCGCAGGTGTGAAG GAAAATTCAAATATAAAAGGGAGTGTTCTCCAACAGTGGATGCAGAATGTGCATGTAAGGATGGGCATCGCTGTTTTGGAAAAGACTGTTCTAAATGTGTAGAAAACTGTGCAGTAGGTGAAGAGCCTCTTGAAGAAG GTTGCCAAAAATGTCCCAATGGGACATTTAAcaatcagaccaatggtccctgCAGACAATGGACAAA aTGCCTTCCAGATAAGGTCCTGGTGAATGGGACTAATAGGAGTGATGTGGTTTGTGGACAAGCTTCAGAAACTATGACTCCAGCCACCATTTCCATCATAGTCCCTATCCATGTACAAG GGAAGGATCTTCAGGTGGTCACCATCGGCATCGCTATTACTGGGGCTGTGGTGGTGTGTATAATGTTTCTGCTACCTTTGTATGTGTGCTTCAGCATCTGCGACAAAAAGAAACTACCTGCTATGTTCAAGAAAA TGAATGTAACACCTGAGCAATCGACTCAGGAGGAGGATGCCTGCAGCTGCCGCTTTCCAGAGGAAGAACAAGGAGACTGTGATGACTGTAGCAAATCCAAACTATTCAAGGATTCCTTGGTGAATTAG